From a single Arachis hypogaea cultivar Tifrunner chromosome 3, arahy.Tifrunner.gnm2.J5K5, whole genome shotgun sequence genomic region:
- the LOC112790994 gene encoding protein S-acyltransferase 18 isoform X2, producing the protein MKPLLPFPLVMKDDDAIFPNLNEDDISFCALCDFEVKKHSKHCRTCNRCIEGFDHHCKWLNNYVGKRNYTTFFLLMISVLLMLIIEGGTAIAVFIRYFADKREIVKELHRKLHVAFSREVLATICVLLLLLTTYISAALGHLFFFYMVLIRKAYKINANILDFILTEIC; encoded by the exons ATGAAGCCTCTGCTCCCATTCCCTCTTGTCATGAAAGATGATGATGCCATTTTCCCAAATCTCAATGAAGATGACATTTCATTTTGTGCTCTTTGTGATTTTGAG GTGAAAAAGCATAGTAAGCACTGCAGGACGTGCAATCGATGCATCGAAGGATTTGATCACCATTGCAAG TGGTTGAATAACTATGTTGGAAAAAGGAACTACACAACATTCTTTCTTCTTATGATTTCTGTCTTATTAATG CTTATCATTGAAGGAGGGACCGCAATTGCTGTGTTTATCAGGTACTTTGCGGATAAAAGAGAAATAGTAAAAGAGCTTCATAGGAAGCTTCATGTAGCGTTTTCAAGAGAGGTTCTCGCCACCATATGT GTGCTGCTTCTTTTGTTGACTACTTATATTTCAGCAGCACTAGgacatcttttcttcttttatatgGTTCTGATACGAAAG GCGtacaaaattaatgctaacataCTAGACTTTATATTGACCGAAATATGCTAG
- the LOC112790994 gene encoding protein S-acyltransferase 18 isoform X1 — protein sequence MKPLLPFPLVMKDDDAIFPNLNEDDISFCALCDFEVKKHSKHCRTCNRCIEGFDHHCKWLNNYVGKRNYTTFFLLMISVLLMLIIEGGTAIAVFIRYFADKREIVKELHRKLHVAFSREVLATICVLLLLLTTYISAALGHLFFFYMVLIRKVIVFAFKLSCTPSLNINDF from the exons ATGAAGCCTCTGCTCCCATTCCCTCTTGTCATGAAAGATGATGATGCCATTTTCCCAAATCTCAATGAAGATGACATTTCATTTTGTGCTCTTTGTGATTTTGAG GTGAAAAAGCATAGTAAGCACTGCAGGACGTGCAATCGATGCATCGAAGGATTTGATCACCATTGCAAG TGGTTGAATAACTATGTTGGAAAAAGGAACTACACAACATTCTTTCTTCTTATGATTTCTGTCTTATTAATG CTTATCATTGAAGGAGGGACCGCAATTGCTGTGTTTATCAGGTACTTTGCGGATAAAAGAGAAATAGTAAAAGAGCTTCATAGGAAGCTTCATGTAGCGTTTTCAAGAGAGGTTCTCGCCACCATATGT GTGCTGCTTCTTTTGTTGACTACTTATATTTCAGCAGCACTAGgacatcttttcttcttttatatgGTTCTGATACGAAAGGTAATAGTCTTTGCTTTTAAATTATCTTGTACTCCCTCTTTGAATATAAATGACTTTTAA